The following proteins are co-located in the Pseudomonas cavernae genome:
- the bluB gene encoding 5,6-dimethylbenzimidazole synthase, producing MSAQAFSPAERAAVYRAIAERRDMRHFSGGTVAPELLARLLEAAHQAPSVGLMQPWRFIRITAPALRVAIHGLVEAERRRTAEALNQRADEFMRLKVEGIRDCAELLVVALMDGRERHIFGRRTLPEMDLASLACAIQNLWLAARAEGLGLGWVSLFEPQALGELLGLPPSAKAQAVLCLGPVTEFYAEPMLAQQGWATPRPLQELLFENRWGETP from the coding sequence ATGAGCGCACAGGCCTTCAGCCCGGCCGAGCGCGCGGCGGTCTACCGCGCCATCGCCGAACGCCGCGATATGCGCCATTTCAGCGGCGGCACTGTGGCGCCGGAACTGCTGGCCCGCCTGCTGGAAGCCGCACACCAGGCGCCGAGCGTCGGTTTGATGCAGCCCTGGCGCTTCATCCGCATCACCGCGCCCGCGCTGCGCGTGGCCATCCATGGCCTGGTGGAAGCCGAGCGGCGGCGCACCGCCGAGGCACTGAACCAGCGTGCGGACGAGTTCATGCGTCTCAAGGTCGAGGGCATCCGCGACTGCGCTGAGTTGCTGGTGGTGGCGCTGATGGATGGCCGAGAGCGACACATCTTCGGCCGCCGCACCCTGCCGGAGATGGACCTGGCCTCGCTGGCCTGCGCCATCCAGAATCTCTGGCTGGCGGCGCGCGCCGAAGGCCTGGGGCTGGGCTGGGTGTCGCTGTTCGAGCCACAGGCTTTGGGCGAACTGCTCGGCCTGCCGCCCAGCGCCAAGGCCCAGGCGGTGCTGTGCCTGGGACCGGTGACGGAGTTCTATGCCGAGCCGATGCTGGCGCAGCAGGGCTGGGCCACACCGCGGCCGCTGCAGGAGCTGTTGTTCGAGAATCGTTGGGGAGAAACGCCATGA
- the cobC gene encoding alpha-ribazole phosphatase family protein, producing the protein MTAQFDLLRHGETELGSVFRGSLDDLLTASGWAQMRTAVANAGPWDAIVSSPLQRCAAFATELAQQHGVPLLLEADLRELHFGAWEGRSAASLMEDQADALGRFWAEPYACTPPQGEPMVQFAARVFAAIERLAAQFAGRRVLLVSHGGVIRLLLARARGLPREQLLRVTVGHGELIALTPAVPAQTPV; encoded by the coding sequence ATGACCGCTCAATTCGATCTACTGCGCCATGGCGAGACCGAGCTGGGCAGCGTATTTCGCGGCAGCCTCGACGACCTGCTGACCGCCAGCGGCTGGGCGCAGATGCGCACGGCGGTGGCCAATGCCGGACCCTGGGATGCCATCGTCAGCTCGCCGCTGCAGCGCTGCGCCGCCTTCGCCACTGAGCTGGCGCAGCAGCACGGCGTGCCGCTGCTGCTGGAGGCCGATCTGCGCGAACTGCATTTCGGCGCCTGGGAGGGCCGCAGCGCCGCCAGTCTGATGGAGGATCAGGCCGACGCGCTGGGCCGTTTCTGGGCCGAGCCCTATGCCTGCACGCCGCCGCAGGGCGAGCCCATGGTGCAGTTCGCCGCACGGGTGTTCGCCGCCATCGAGCGCCTGGCCGCGCAATTCGCCGGCCGCCGTGTGCTGCTGGTCAGCCACGGCGGGGTGATCCGCCTGCTGCTGGCGCGCGCCCGCGGCTTGCCGCGCGAACAGCTGCTAAGGGTGACGGTCGGCCATGGCGAGTTGATCGCGTTGACGCCTGCCGTTCCCGCGCAGACGCCTGTCTGA
- a CDS encoding MFS transporter — protein sequence MTSPWRTTGWVLLGAALILALSLGIRHGFGLFLAPMSADFGWGREVFAFAIALQNLIWGLAQPFAGALADRFGATKTVVVGGILYALGLMLMGLADSPWSLSLSAGLLIGIGLSGTSFSVLLGVVGRALPIDQRSLGMGIAAAAGSFGQFAMLPGTLGLISWLGWSAALLALGLLVALIVPLAGMLRDRPLPVQGHEQTLREALHEAAGHSGFWLLALGFFVCGFQVVFIGVHLPAYLVDQHLPAQSGTTVLALVGLFNIFGTYIAGWLGGRMSKPRLLTALYLIRAVVILAFISLPLSVWSAYAFGIAMGLLWLSTVPLTNGTVATLFGVRNLSMLGGIVFLFHQLGAFLGGWLGGYLYDHTGSYELVWQISILLSLLAAALNWPVREQPVARLQTAGGAA from the coding sequence ATGACTTCCCCATGGCGCACCACCGGCTGGGTTCTGCTCGGCGCCGCCCTGATCCTCGCCTTGTCGCTGGGGATCCGTCATGGCTTCGGCCTGTTCCTGGCGCCGATGAGCGCGGATTTCGGCTGGGGGCGCGAGGTGTTCGCCTTCGCCATCGCCTTGCAGAACCTGATCTGGGGGCTGGCGCAACCCTTTGCCGGGGCGCTGGCGGATCGCTTCGGGGCGACGAAAACGGTGGTCGTCGGCGGCATTCTCTACGCCCTGGGTCTGATGCTGATGGGCCTGGCCGACTCGCCCTGGTCGCTGTCGCTGAGCGCCGGGCTGTTGATCGGCATCGGCCTGTCCGGCACCTCGTTCTCGGTGCTGCTCGGCGTGGTCGGGCGTGCCCTGCCCATCGACCAGCGCAGCCTGGGCATGGGCATCGCCGCGGCGGCCGGCTCGTTCGGCCAGTTCGCCATGCTGCCCGGCACCCTCGGGCTGATTAGTTGGCTCGGCTGGTCTGCGGCGCTGCTGGCGCTGGGGCTGCTGGTGGCGCTGATCGTGCCGCTGGCCGGCATGCTCAGGGATCGCCCACTGCCGGTGCAGGGCCATGAGCAGACGCTGCGCGAGGCGCTGCACGAGGCGGCGGGGCACTCCGGGTTCTGGCTGCTGGCGCTGGGCTTCTTCGTCTGCGGTTTCCAGGTGGTGTTCATCGGCGTGCATCTGCCGGCCTATCTGGTCGATCAGCATTTGCCGGCGCAGAGCGGGACCACGGTGCTGGCGCTGGTCGGGCTGTTCAACATCTTCGGCACCTACATCGCCGGCTGGCTGGGCGGGCGGATGTCAAAACCGCGCCTGCTGACCGCGCTGTACCTGATCCGCGCGGTGGTGATCCTGGCCTTCATCAGCCTGCCGCTGAGCGTCTGGAGCGCCTATGCCTTCGGCATCGCCATGGGCCTGCTGTGGTTGTCCACGGTGCCTTTGACCAACGGTACGGTGGCGACCCTGTTCGGCGTGCGCAACCTGTCGATGCTCGGCGGTATCGTCTTCCTCTTCCATCAACTGGGCGCCTTCCTCGGCGGCTGGCTGGGCGGTTATCTGTATGACCACACCGGCAGTTACGAGCTGGTCTGGCAGATCTCCATCCTCCTCAGCCTGCTGGCCGCCGCCCTCAACTGGCCGGTACGCGAGCAGCCGGTAGCGCGCCTGCAGACGGCAGGGGGCGCGGCATGA
- the cbiB gene encoding adenosylcobinamide-phosphate synthase CbiB has protein sequence MSVAVLGLAGVALDALCGEPKRGHPLVAFGRLAEGLERRLNRPYEEGAMGWRSHGVMAWLLAVLPLTGLAWLLSRLPQIGWLVEVLALYAALGLRSLGEHALPVAQALRGGDLDLARQRVGLMVSRQTSELDDVGVARATTESVLENGSDAVFAALFWFALLGAPGVVLYRLSNTLDAMWGYRNARFERFGWAAARIDDGLNYLPARLVALTYALLGQTRLALRCWRTQAPQWDSPNAGPVMAAGAGALGVSLGGPAIYHGELHTRPVLGEGEPAGPAHIEQALALVQRGVWLWLLVLALGSHLYA, from the coding sequence ATGAGCGTGGCTGTGCTCGGCCTGGCCGGCGTGGCGCTGGATGCCCTGTGCGGCGAACCCAAGCGCGGGCATCCGCTGGTGGCGTTCGGCAGGTTGGCCGAGGGTCTGGAACGGCGCCTGAATCGTCCTTACGAGGAGGGTGCCATGGGCTGGCGCAGCCATGGGGTGATGGCCTGGCTGCTGGCGGTGCTGCCGCTGACCGGGCTGGCCTGGCTGCTCAGCCGCTTGCCGCAGATCGGCTGGCTGGTCGAGGTGCTGGCGCTGTACGCCGCCCTCGGCCTGCGCAGCCTCGGCGAGCATGCGCTGCCGGTGGCCCAGGCCCTGCGCGGCGGTGATCTGGACCTGGCCCGTCAGCGGGTCGGCTTGATGGTCAGCCGGCAGACCAGCGAACTGGACGACGTCGGCGTCGCCCGCGCCACCACCGAGTCGGTGCTGGAGAACGGCAGCGACGCGGTGTTCGCCGCGCTGTTCTGGTTCGCCCTGCTCGGCGCGCCGGGCGTCGTGCTGTATCGCCTGAGCAATACCCTGGATGCCATGTGGGGCTATCGCAACGCCCGTTTCGAGCGCTTTGGCTGGGCCGCCGCACGCATCGACGACGGCCTCAACTACCTGCCGGCGCGCTTGGTGGCGCTGACCTATGCGCTGCTCGGCCAGACGCGCCTGGCGCTGCGTTGCTGGCGCACTCAGGCGCCGCAGTGGGACAGCCCCAACGCCGGGCCGGTGATGGCTGCCGGCGCCGGCGCTTTGGGCGTCAGCCTCGGCGGCCCAGCCATCTATCACGGCGAACTGCACACGCGGCCGGTGTTGGGCGAAGGCGAGCCGGCCGGCCCGGCGCATATCGAGCAGGCGCTGGCGCTGGTGCAACGCGGTGTGTGGCTGTGGCTGCTGGTGCTGGCCTTGGGGAGTCATCTTTATGCTTGA
- a CDS encoding lipase secretion chaperone, which produces MSRHLGLLGGALALASTAMGLTLYLSWPSAAPVPLAAPAPGVAVSTSQPAYPVAVAAAAVGPQSSGPVVSRPRAQTGVLKTDAAGNLRVDLELRDYFDRFLGSADEVGLDQAVARLITDANGRLQEPALGQMSRLLGDYLDFKRASLELPPPLPQPDSDPEAQLQAIRDDAERWATLRREHMTPAAVAAFFGREEALSRYTLDSLALAQRSDLSASARTEAEAALRARLPAAERASADRQAQALAEQEESEQLLREGASEAQMRSTLSQTHDAVTVERLLAELQTEQAWRQRYEAYRQGLASLLGSGMSDSDVQAETQRLRERLFTSADLFRVQANDALAARKEAAAKAGL; this is translated from the coding sequence ATGTCTCGACACTTAGGGTTGCTGGGCGGCGCCTTGGCTCTGGCGTCTACTGCCATGGGCCTGACCCTGTACCTGTCGTGGCCGAGCGCCGCGCCTGTGCCGCTGGCTGCGCCAGCCCCGGGCGTCGCGGTGAGCACCAGCCAGCCAGCATATCCCGTGGCTGTGGCGGCGGCCGCCGTTGGGCCGCAGAGTTCGGGCCCGGTGGTCAGCAGGCCGCGTGCGCAGACTGGCGTCCTGAAGACCGATGCCGCCGGCAACCTGCGGGTGGATCTGGAGCTGCGCGACTACTTCGACCGCTTCCTCGGTAGCGCCGATGAGGTTGGCCTGGACCAGGCGGTCGCGCGGCTGATTACCGATGCCAACGGACGCCTGCAGGAGCCGGCGCTGGGGCAGATGTCGCGTCTGCTCGGCGATTATCTCGACTTCAAGCGCGCCAGCCTGGAGTTGCCGCCGCCGCTGCCGCAGCCTGACAGCGATCCAGAAGCCCAGTTGCAGGCCATCCGCGACGACGCCGAGCGCTGGGCCACGCTGCGTCGCGAGCATATGACCCCGGCTGCCGTGGCGGCGTTCTTCGGTCGGGAAGAGGCGCTGTCCCGCTATACCCTGGACAGCCTGGCGCTGGCGCAACGCAGCGATCTGTCCGCCAGCGCCCGGACCGAGGCGGAGGCGGCCTTGCGGGCGCGGCTGCCGGCCGCCGAGCGGGCCAGTGCGGACCGCCAGGCCCAGGCATTGGCCGAGCAGGAGGAAAGCGAACAACTGCTGCGCGAGGGCGCCAGCGAAGCGCAGATGCGCAGCACGCTCAGCCAAACCCACGATGCCGTCACGGTCGAGCGGCTGCTCGCTGAGCTGCAGACTGAGCAAGCCTGGCGCCAGCGCTACGAGGCGTATCGCCAGGGACTGGCCTCGTTGCTTGGCAGCGGCATGAGCGATAGCGACGTGCAGGCAGAAACCCAGCGCCTGCGTGAACGGCTGTTCACCAGCGCGGATCTGTTCAGGGTGCAAGCCAACGATGCGCTGGCGGCGAGGAAGGAGGCCGCGGCCAAGGCCGGGCTTTGA
- a CDS encoding glutathione peroxidase, producing the protein MNGRLLFAALLLAALAGPALATDCPALLQGELPKLRAKESIDLCERFAGKPLLIVNTASHCGFAPQFKGLEALYKRYRAQGLEVLGVPSNDFKQEAADSSETAKICYVNYGVTFTMTEPQKVTGDEAIPLFKDLAEQSSAPRWNFYKYVVDRQGKVVASFSSLTKPDSDSLRAALEQAIASKP; encoded by the coding sequence ATGAACGGACGTCTGTTATTCGCCGCGCTGCTGCTCGCCGCGTTGGCCGGCCCGGCACTCGCCACCGACTGCCCGGCGCTGTTGCAGGGTGAACTGCCGAAACTGCGCGCCAAGGAAAGCATCGACCTGTGCGAGCGCTTCGCCGGCAAGCCACTGCTGATCGTCAATACCGCCAGCCATTGCGGTTTCGCCCCGCAGTTCAAGGGCCTGGAGGCGCTGTACAAGCGCTATCGAGCCCAGGGCCTGGAAGTGCTCGGCGTGCCCTCCAACGACTTCAAGCAGGAAGCCGCCGACAGCAGCGAGACGGCCAAGATCTGCTACGTCAATTACGGCGTGACCTTCACCATGACCGAGCCGCAGAAGGTCACCGGCGACGAGGCCATTCCGCTTTTCAAGGACCTGGCCGAGCAGAGCAGCGCGCCACGCTGGAACTTCTACAAATATGTGGTCGATCGCCAGGGCAAGGTGGTGGCCAGCTTCTCCAGCCTGACCAAACCGGACAGCGACAGCCTGCGCGCGGCCCTGGAGCAGGCGATCGCCTCCAAACCCTGA
- a CDS encoding adenosylcobinamide-GDP ribazoletransferase, with protein sequence MIPALIAVQFLTRLPVRLPGMPEPQQLGRSLLWYPLVGLLLGGALCGLHLLLAGTPLLLQAALLLSAWVLLSGALHLDGLADTADGWVGGLGDRERTLAIMQDPRSGPIAVVVLVLLLLLKFAVLVALLERGQWLALLLAPWLARALLPLLFLTTPYVRAGGLGQALAEHLPRRALPWLLGAHTLAMLLCGWAGGLALAGGLALFAWLRRALLLRLGGTTGDTAGALVELSECAVLLVLALT encoded by the coding sequence CTGATTCCGGCGCTGATCGCCGTGCAGTTCCTCACCCGTCTACCGGTGCGCCTGCCCGGCATGCCGGAGCCGCAGCAACTGGGCCGCTCGCTGCTGTGGTATCCGCTCGTCGGTCTGCTGCTCGGCGGGGCGCTGTGCGGCCTGCACCTGCTGCTCGCCGGCACGCCGTTGCTGCTCCAGGCCGCGCTGTTGCTGAGCGCCTGGGTGCTGCTGAGCGGTGCCCTGCACCTCGACGGCCTGGCCGATACGGCCGATGGCTGGGTCGGCGGCCTCGGCGACCGCGAGCGCACCCTGGCGATCATGCAGGACCCGCGCAGCGGGCCGATCGCCGTGGTCGTCCTGGTCTTGCTGCTGTTGCTCAAGTTCGCCGTCCTGGTCGCTCTGCTCGAACGCGGCCAGTGGCTGGCGCTGCTGCTGGCGCCCTGGCTGGCGCGGGCGCTGCTGCCGCTGCTGTTTCTCACCACGCCCTATGTGCGCGCCGGCGGCTTGGGCCAGGCGCTGGCCGAGCATCTGCCGCGCCGTGCACTGCCCTGGCTGCTGGGCGCGCATACGCTGGCCATGCTGCTGTGCGGCTGGGCCGGTGGGCTGGCGCTGGCCGGCGGCCTGGCGCTATTTGCCTGGTTGCGTCGCGCGTTGTTGCTACGCCTGGGCGGCACCACCGGCGATACCGCCGGGGCGCTGGTGGAGCTCAGCGAGTGCGCGGTGCTGCTGGTGCTGGCACTGACCTGA
- the cobU gene encoding bifunctional adenosylcobinamide kinase/adenosylcobinamide-phosphate guanylyltransferase → MRELILGGARSGKSRLAEKLAGESGLTVTYIATSQALDGEMSVRIQQHRARRPAIWGLIEEPVELARVLREQAAADKCLLVDCLTLWLTNLLMLEDEARLQAEREALLETLGALPGRIILVSNETGLGVVPLGELSRRYVDAAGWLHQALAERCQRVLFTVAGLPLLLKGEAL, encoded by the coding sequence ATGCGTGAACTGATCCTCGGCGGCGCCCGTTCCGGCAAGAGCCGACTGGCGGAGAAGCTGGCCGGCGAGTCCGGCCTGACGGTCACCTACATCGCCACCAGCCAGGCGCTGGATGGCGAGATGAGCGTGCGTATCCAGCAGCACCGCGCACGCCGCCCGGCCATTTGGGGGCTGATCGAGGAGCCGGTCGAACTGGCCCGCGTACTGCGCGAGCAGGCGGCAGCAGACAAGTGCCTGCTGGTCGACTGCCTGACCCTGTGGCTGACCAATCTGCTGATGTTGGAAGACGAAGCGCGCCTGCAGGCCGAGCGCGAGGCCCTGCTGGAAACCCTCGGCGCACTGCCGGGGCGGATCATTCTGGTCAGCAACGAGACCGGCCTCGGCGTGGTGCCGCTCGGCGAGTTGAGCCGCCGCTATGTCGACGCGGCCGGCTGGCTGCACCAGGCCCTGGCCGAGCGTTGCCAGCGGGTGCTGTTCACCGTCGCCGGCCTGCCGCTGCTGCTCAAGGGCGAGGCGTTATGA
- a CDS encoding cobyric acid synthase has product MVQGTTLMVQGTTSDAGKSTLVVALCRWLKRQGVKVAPFKPQNMALNSAVTADGGEIGRAQAVQAQAAGLAPHSDMNPVLLKPNSDTGAQVIIHGRAISSMEAAAYHDYKQVAMQAVLASHRRLDSAYRVVMVEGAGSPAEINLRAGDIANMGFAEAVDCPVILIADIDRGGVFAHLVGTLELLSASEQARVKGFVINRFRGDLALLQPGLDWLEARTGKPVLGVLPYLMDFHLEAEDAIDQRQSAKAERLLKVLVPVLPRISNHTDFDPLRLHPQVDLQFVGPGQPLPPADLIILPGSKSVRADLAFLRAQGWEAAIQRHLRYGGKLLGICGGLQMLGRQLHDPLGLEGAAGSSPGLGLLELETVLEAQKQLRNVAGQLCLEQAPVSGYEIHAGVSSGAALERPAVQLADGRQDGAISADGQIVATYLHGLFESPPACAALLRWAGLREVQTVDYHALRERDIERLADLVEAHLDTQRLKQLCGLT; this is encoded by the coding sequence ATGGTACAGGGCACGACTTTAATGGTGCAGGGCACCACCTCCGACGCCGGCAAGAGCACCCTGGTGGTGGCCCTGTGCCGCTGGCTCAAGCGCCAGGGCGTCAAGGTGGCGCCGTTCAAGCCGCAGAACATGGCGCTGAATTCCGCGGTGACCGCCGACGGCGGCGAGATCGGCCGCGCCCAGGCGGTGCAGGCCCAGGCCGCCGGGCTGGCGCCGCACAGCGACATGAACCCGGTGCTGCTCAAGCCCAACAGCGACACCGGCGCCCAGGTGATCATCCACGGCCGCGCCATCAGCAGCATGGAGGCGGCGGCCTACCACGACTACAAGCAAGTGGCGATGCAGGCGGTGCTGGCCTCGCATCGGCGCCTCGACAGCGCCTATCGGGTGGTGATGGTCGAGGGCGCGGGCTCGCCGGCGGAGATCAACTTGCGGGCGGGGGATATCGCCAACATGGGCTTCGCCGAGGCGGTGGATTGCCCGGTGATTCTGATCGCCGACATCGACCGCGGCGGCGTGTTCGCCCATCTGGTCGGCACCCTGGAACTGCTCTCGGCCAGCGAGCAGGCACGGGTCAAGGGCTTCGTCATCAACCGCTTTCGCGGCGACCTTGCCCTCCTGCAACCGGGCCTCGACTGGCTGGAGGCGCGCACCGGCAAGCCGGTGCTCGGCGTGTTGCCGTACCTGATGGATTTCCACCTGGAAGCCGAGGACGCTATCGACCAGCGCCAGAGCGCCAAGGCCGAGCGGTTGCTCAAGGTGCTGGTGCCGGTACTGCCGCGCATCAGCAACCACACCGACTTCGACCCGCTGCGCCTGCACCCGCAGGTCGATCTGCAGTTCGTCGGTCCCGGCCAGCCGCTGCCGCCGGCCGACCTGATCATCCTGCCCGGCTCGAAGAGCGTGCGCGCCGACCTGGCCTTTCTGCGTGCGCAGGGTTGGGAGGCGGCGATCCAGCGCCATCTGCGTTATGGCGGCAAGCTGCTGGGTATCTGCGGCGGGTTGCAGATGCTCGGCCGCCAACTGCACGACCCGCTGGGCCTGGAAGGCGCCGCCGGTTCCAGCCCCGGCCTCGGCCTGCTGGAGCTGGAGACCGTGCTGGAGGCGCAGAAGCAGTTGCGCAACGTCGCCGGTCAACTGTGCCTGGAACAGGCGCCGGTCAGCGGCTATGAGATCCACGCCGGGGTCAGCAGTGGGGCGGCGTTAGAGCGTCCAGCTGTGCAATTGGCCGATGGCCGTCAGGACGGCGCCATCAGCGCGGACGGACAGATCGTCGCCACCTACCTGCACGGCCTATTCGAGTCGCCGCCGGCCTGCGCCGCGCTGCTGCGCTGGGCCGGTTTGCGCGAGGTGCAGACGGTGGATTACCACGCCCTGCGCGAGCGCGATATCGAGCGCCTGGCCGATCTGGTGGAGGCGCATCTGGATACCCAGAGGCTCAAGCAGTTGTGCGGCCTGACGTAG
- the cobT gene encoding nicotinate-nucleotide--dimethylbenzimidazole phosphoribosyltransferase, with the protein MSWWQQAVRPLDGAVRERALARQRQLTKPAGALGQLERVAVELAAMQGRERPQVERLWIAVFAGDHGVVEEGVSAYPQAVTGQMLRNFVGGGAAISVLARRLGATLEVIDLGSADPGLALPGVRHLRLGAGTANFAREPALSAAQLQAALAAGRASVSRACEAGAELFIGGEMGIGNTSAASALACALLNCPARALVGPGTGLDAAGVQHKAAVIERALALHAEQLGDPLATLRCLGGFEIAALAGAYLACAQQGVLALVDGFICTVAALCAVRLNPACRAWLLFAHRGAEPGHRLLLTALEAEPLLELGLRLGEGSGAALAVPLLQLACSLHNEMATFAEAAVADRGQ; encoded by the coding sequence ATGAGCTGGTGGCAGCAAGCGGTTCGCCCGTTGGATGGCGCGGTGCGGGAGCGCGCGCTGGCGCGCCAGCGGCAGCTGACCAAGCCGGCCGGTGCGCTAGGCCAACTGGAGCGGGTAGCGGTCGAACTGGCGGCCATGCAGGGCCGCGAGCGCCCGCAGGTCGAACGCCTGTGGATCGCGGTATTCGCCGGCGACCACGGGGTGGTCGAGGAGGGCGTGTCGGCCTATCCGCAGGCGGTGACCGGGCAGATGCTGCGCAACTTCGTCGGCGGCGGCGCGGCGATCAGTGTGCTGGCGCGCCGGCTCGGCGCCACGCTGGAGGTGATCGACCTGGGTAGCGCCGACCCAGGACTCGCGCTGCCCGGCGTGCGCCATCTGCGCCTCGGCGCCGGCACCGCCAATTTCGCCCGCGAGCCGGCGCTGAGCGCGGCGCAGCTGCAGGCAGCCCTGGCCGCCGGTCGCGCCAGCGTCAGCCGGGCCTGTGAGGCCGGTGCCGAACTGTTTATCGGCGGCGAGATGGGCATCGGCAACACCAGCGCCGCCAGCGCCCTGGCCTGCGCCTTGCTGAACTGCCCGGCGCGCGCGCTGGTCGGCCCGGGCACCGGCCTGGATGCGGCCGGCGTGCAGCACAAGGCGGCGGTGATCGAGCGGGCACTGGCGTTGCACGCCGAACAGCTCGGCGACCCGTTGGCGACTCTGCGCTGCCTGGGCGGCTTCGAGATCGCCGCGCTGGCCGGCGCCTATTTGGCCTGCGCGCAGCAGGGGGTGCTGGCGCTGGTGGATGGCTTCATCTGCACGGTGGCGGCGCTGTGCGCGGTGCGCCTCAACCCCGCCTGCCGCGCCTGGCTGCTGTTCGCCCACCGCGGCGCCGAGCCCGGTCACCGCCTGCTGCTGACGGCGCTGGAAGCCGAGCCGCTGCTCGAACTCGGCCTGCGCCTCGGCGAGGGCAGCGGCGCGGCGCTGGCGGTGCCGCTGCTGCAACTGGCTTGCAGCCTGCACAACGAGATGGCCACCTTCGCCGAGGCGGCGGTGGCCGATCGCGGCCAATGA
- the cobD gene encoding threonine-phosphate decarboxylase CobD, with translation MLEHGGRLKAAAQRYRIAEADWLDLSTGIAPWPFAIPALPPAAWARLPEANDGLEQAARQYYQAPALLPVAGSQAAIQALPRIRPRGRVGIISPCYAEHAAAWRRAGHRLEEISEAGARRAIERLDVLVVVNPSNPTGQRLAPELLLEWHARLAACGGWLVVDEAFMDVTPEQSLAPHSHLPGLIVLRSFGKFFGLAGVRLGFVLAAQPLLAELDELLGPWAVSGPARALAMALLQDGEGQGVQRERLRHAGQRLASLLAANGLQPTGGCALFQWRADPRAAELHKFLARRGILARLFDQPASLRFGLPADEPGWQRLHQALKEFPQ, from the coding sequence ATGCTTGAGCACGGTGGACGCCTGAAAGCGGCGGCGCAACGTTACCGCATCGCCGAGGCGGACTGGCTCGACCTGTCCACCGGCATCGCGCCCTGGCCGTTCGCCATCCCGGCGTTGCCGCCAGCCGCCTGGGCGCGTCTGCCCGAGGCCAACGATGGCCTGGAACAGGCGGCCCGCCAGTATTACCAGGCGCCCGCACTGCTGCCGGTAGCCGGCTCGCAAGCGGCGATCCAGGCGCTGCCGCGCATCCGCCCGCGTGGCCGAGTGGGGATCATCTCACCGTGCTATGCCGAACACGCGGCGGCCTGGCGCCGCGCAGGACATCGCCTGGAAGAAATCAGCGAGGCCGGCGCACGGCGCGCCATCGAGCGCCTCGACGTGCTAGTGGTGGTCAACCCAAGCAATCCCACCGGCCAGCGCCTGGCTCCCGAACTGCTGCTGGAGTGGCACGCCCGCCTCGCCGCGTGCGGCGGCTGGCTGGTGGTCGACGAAGCCTTCATGGATGTCACCCCCGAGCAGAGCCTGGCGCCGCACAGCCACCTACCGGGGCTGATCGTGTTGCGTTCGTTCGGCAAGTTTTTCGGCCTGGCCGGTGTGCGCCTGGGCTTCGTCCTCGCCGCCCAGCCCCTGCTCGCCGAGCTCGACGAGCTGCTCGGCCCCTGGGCGGTCAGCGGGCCGGCGCGGGCCCTGGCCATGGCGCTCCTGCAGGATGGCGAAGGGCAGGGCGTGCAGCGTGAGCGCCTGCGGCACGCGGGCCAGCGCCTGGCGTCCCTGCTGGCTGCCAACGGCCTGCAACCCACGGGCGGCTGTGCGCTGTTCCAGTGGCGGGCCGATCCGCGCGCGGCCGAGCTGCATAAATTTCTCGCTCGCCGTGGCATTCTCGCGCGCTTGTTCGACCAGCCCGCCAGCCTGCGCTTCGGCCTGCCGGCGGATGAGCCGGGCTGGCAACGTCTGCACCAGGCCCTCAAGGAATTCCCGCAATGA